From a region of the Odocoileus virginianus isolate 20LAN1187 ecotype Illinois chromosome 19, Ovbor_1.2, whole genome shotgun sequence genome:
- the CASP8AP2 gene encoding CASP8-associated protein 2, translating to MAADDDNGDGTSLFDVFSASPLKNNDEGSLDIYAGLDSAGSDNASKSSVPSRNCLDLYEEILTEEGTAKEATYNDLQAEYGKCQLQMKELMKKFKEIQTQNFSLKNENQSLKKNISALIKTARVEINRKDEEINNLHQRLSEFPHFRNNHKASRTSDLVKTKDLKSRSPHLDDSSKTDHRVKSDVSKDVHYSTSLPNHEKEGKSHCEKKSTLHLPTSVEKHSTNGIWSRFHYQVGESSSNEDHRRGRKDSRHSQYNRGTDRIRKDLSAGYGDGELRNTEASQRPQGHPEKYGKGEPKAESKTAKLKSNTDLDHKNERISSSWEKESSRDKSHTRLESQSDKKLERQSERSQNVNRKELKSQDKEERKVDQKSKSVVKGQDHWRRSERAVLPHSKNELAKSSHNSGKYHVEERRGWEDCKRDRAVSNHSFQEGRCLSSLLASRTHKHTDSTEADAGHQRESTAFRAERHRTEEKRKRDRESKEENKHVRHEERAPPGRLQRTNRESKKATADLKRQNEPKNDKGEVSSSDAPEGANGKEPAVRAESAPNEPQNKDLKLSFMEKLNLTLSPAKKQPVSQENQHTITDTPLSCDLRASESLVQAQTVTCVPSVLEHTTEETKAESLEPKDAVTAASEPRTSVSERKAEGNSLSVASVENAVPSDTPTCGTETSFSAPVETEPTESSLSPSAAMQQTVTGARATVPVITDTPQTNVPQNIGLELDSKRNSDLNSCSISEETEMKEAFSTNMTKSSESILQPSVEETGILPSVLSEGGTPKLEPSLVDPPLVENKSCHLDPCLPKETPESSLQQTELMDDRMEAGETNSVYHDDENSVLSIDFNQLRPIPEAISPLNSPVRPVAKVLRLESTSQVPLYNNSHKDVFLPNSAHSTSTSQSDLNKENQKPICKSDKFAEADSHKNSSLDELEEGEIISDSEKPEPQRSFDKSAKPRGSAEVKKTKTSPASRNSSVHLDKDNRKIPPMKMHQTKSRWDRRRSEASRSSETEKKERPVSTSSLEKIVPITVTPSSVREIMHMLRMIRKHVRKSYMKFKVKFSLIQFHRIIESAILSFTSLIKYLDLSKISKSVTTLQKNLCDVIESKLKQVKKNGIVDRLFEQQLPDMKKKLWKFVDEQLDYLFAKLKKIFVKFCDSINVGSDSDEGKLEKKSKDKARSSHCQKGNINNLGKEMLKEKSLKSENSGSSKSSVGCKKSEEKHQEQKNSSINTVKHDVKKTTNTCFDNMKNSQSAEHALEPNCLSTLKPGRIEGSTTEDAQTSQLTPSKPERSFEILTEQQASSLTFNLVSDAQMGEIFKSLLQGSDLLDNSVNCNEKSDWELKTPEKQLLESLKCESIPACTTEELVSGVVSPCPKIISDDNWSLLSSEKGPSLSSGLSLPVHPDVLDESCMFEVSTNLALSKDNVCGSEKSKPCISSILLEDLAVSLTVPSPLKSDGHLSFLKPEALSNSTPEEVISAHFSEDALLEEEDASEQDIHLALESDNSSSKSSCSSSWTSRPVAPGFQYHPNLPMHAVIMEKSNDHFIVKIRRAAPSTSPTLVQSTVTDNSLPRMEKKAGEAMEEEYISCQNRVFKSVEELKNSSKNVDGRLVHEEQDCVIQTKVPDIYEFLKDASGKVSQSTEEAEECFKLHQVWEPKVPESIEELPPVEEIPHSVEDHLPNTCIDLTKDPVTETKKLGELVEVTVLNINQLGCSGSSVDQNAPVLDNMQPETVDTFIDLTQDVSSDSKNEGNHPAVVVEDLGCPVICVDEDNSKEENVQVANRPLECVVEEACIDLTSEASSSGEVKKDDLNSESALNSNSSELPGTLDNPHKKRRNLSDLNPSSQKKQRKETDLTSREKTKKITQDSGEDSNAHRRKASKKKAPSVTKDSASLKESPGTKDASAAPATSFTSLSAKNVIKKKGEIIVSWTRNDDREILLECQKKGPSLKTFTHLAAKLNKNPYQVSERFQQLMKLFEKSKCR from the exons ATGGCAGCAGATGACGACAATGGTGATGGAACAAGTTTATTTGATGTCTTTTCTG cttctcctcttaaaaataatgatgaaggTTCTTTGGACATATATGCTGGGTTGGACAGTGCTGGTTCTG aCAATGCATCCAAATCCTCTGTACCATCCAGGAATTGTTTGGATTTATATGAAGAAATCCTGACTGAAGAAGGAACTGCAAAGGAGGCAACATATAATGAC TTGCAGGCAGAATATGGAAAATGTCAGTTGCAAATGAAAGAGCTgatgaaaaagtttaaagaaatacagacacag aattttagcttaaaaaatgaaaaccagtcTCTTAAGAAAAATATCTCAGCACTTATCAAAACTGCCAGAGTGGAAATAAACCGCAAGGATGAGGAAATAAATAATCTTCACCAAAG ACTGTCAGAGTTTCCACATTTTCGGAATAATCATAAAGCTTCAAGGACATCAGATCTAGTTAAAACAAAAGATCTTAAATCCAGATCTCCCCATTTGGATGATTCTTCAAAGACTGATCACAGAGTGAAAAGTGATGTTTCTAAAGATGTACATTATAGCACTTCACTGCCAAACCAcgaaaaggaaggaaaatcacACTGTGAAAAAAAGAGCACTTTGCATTTGCCTACATCTGTTGAAAAACACTCCACCAATGGCATTTGGTCACGTTTCCATTATCAGGTTGGTGAGAGTAGTTCAAATGAGGATcatagaagaggaaggaaagatagTCGACATAGCCAGTACAACCGGGGGACTGACAGAATACGAAAAGACTTGAGCGCTGGCTATGGTGATGGTGAGCTGAGGAACACGGAGGCCAGTCAAAGGCCACAGGGACATCCCGAGAAATATGGTAAAGGCGAACCAAAGGCTGAAAGCAAAACTGCAAAGTTGAAAAGTAACACAGATTTAGATCATAAAAATGAACGCATCAGCTCTTCTTGGGAGAAAGAAAGCTCTAGAGATAAGTCACACACTCGACTAGAATCTCAAAGTGACAAAAAGCTCGAAAGACAAAGTGAAAGATCACAAAATGTAAATAGAAAAGAACTTAAATCacaagacaaagaagaaagaaaagttgatCAGAAGTCGAAATCAGTAGTGAAAGGCCAGGATCATTGGAGAAGATCTGAACGAGCGGTGCTTCCGCATTCCAAAAATGAGCTAGCGAAGTCTTCTCACAATTCAGGTAAATACCATGTCGAGGAGAGAAGAGGCTGGGAAGATTGTAAAAGAGACAGGGCTGTAAGTAATCATAGTTTTCAAGAAGGAAGGTGCCTGTCTTCTCTTTTAGCCAGTAGAACTCACAAACACACTGATTCCACAGAAGCTGATGCTGGGCACCAGCGGGAAAGCACAGCTTTCAGAGCAGAAAGGCACAGAactgaagagaagaggaaaagggacCGGGAGAGCAAGGAGGAAAATAAGCATGTTAGACACGAAGAAAGAGCACCTCCGGGGCGTTTGCAGAGGACtaacagagaaagcaagaaagcCACCGCAGACTTAAAGAGACAGAACGAGCCGAAAAACGATAAAGGGGAAGTCTCCAGCAGTGATGCTCCTGAAGGAGCGAATGGTAAGGAGCCAGCAGTTAGAGCTGAGAGTGCCCCAAATGAGCCGCAAAACAAAGACTTAAAGTTGAGCTTTATGGAAAAACTGAACTTAACTCTTTCTCCCGCTAAAAAGCAGCCTGTTTCTCAGGAGAACCAGCATACCATAACCGATACTCCCCTGTCCTGTGACTTACGTGCTTCTGAGTCATTGGTGCAGGCTCAGACTGTGACATGTGTCCCCTCTGTCCTTGAACATACCACAGAGGAAACCAAAGCTGAGTCATTGGAACCAAAGGATGCTGTTACAGCAGCATCTGAACCCAGGACCAGTGTTTCAGAACGGAAAGCAGAAGGAAACAGTTTGTCCGTGGCATCTGTGGAGAACGCTGTGCCTTCTGACACACCCACGTGTGGCACGGAGACTTCCTTCTCAGCACCTGTGGAAACGGAACCAACAGAATCTTCGTTATCTCCATCCGCAGCAATGCAGCAGACTGTTACTGGTGCCAGGGCCACAGTTCCTGTGATAACAGACACACCACAGACAAATGTTCCTCAGAACATCGGCTTGGAATtggacagcaaaagaaacagtgACTTAAATTCTTGTAGTATCTCTGAAGAGACAGAAATGAAGGAGGCATTTTCAACAAACATGACCAAATCCAGTGAAAGCATTTTGCAGCCTTCAGTTGAAGAAACTGGCATTCTGCCATCTGTCCTTTCAGAAGGTGGTACACCAAAACTTGAGCCTTCTCTTGTAGACCCACCACTGGTTGAGAACAAGTCTTGTCATTTGGATCCTTGCTTACCTAAAGAGACTCCAGAATCTTCACTTCAGCAGACTGAGTTAATGGATGACAGAATGGAAGCTGGTGAAACAAACTCAGTTTATCATGATGATGAGAACTCAGTTCTGAGCATTGACTTTAATCAGCTGAGACCCATTCCAGAAGCCATCAGTCCTCTGAATAGTCCAGTGAGACCTGTAGCAAAAGTTCTTAGACTGGAAAGTACATCTCAAGTTCCATTATATAATAATAGTCATAAAG ATGTGTTTCTACCAAATTCAGCTCATTCTACCTCCACAAGTCAGTCTGATCTCAACAAGGAAAATCAAAAGCCAATATGCAAATCTGACAAATTTGCAGAAGCAGACTCCCACAAGAATTCATCTTTAGATGAATTAGAAGAAGGGGAAATTATCAGTGACAGCGAAAAACCTGAACCACAAAGAAGTTTTGACAAAAGTGCCAAACCAAGAGGTTCTGCGGAAGTGAAGAAGACAAAAACTAGCCCAGCAAGCAGGAACAGCTCTGTGCACTTGGATAAGGACAACAGGAAGATACCCCCTATGAAAATGCACCAGACCAAAAGCAGATGGGATAGAAGACGAAGTGAAGCTAGCAGATCttcagaaacagagaagaaagagagaccaGTGAGCACTTCCAGCCTGGAGAAAATAGTTCCGATCACTGTCACACCCTCTTCTGTCCGAGAGATTATGCACATGCTACGAATGATAAGGAAACATGTAAGGAAAAGTTACATGAAATTCAAGGTCAAGTTTTCACTAATACAGTTTCATAGAATTATTGAGTCAGCGATTTTGAGTTTTACATCACTAATTAAATACCTGGACTTGTCCAAAATATCTAAGTCAGTGACTACTTTACAGAAGAATCTCTGTGATGTTATAGAGTCCAAACTCAAGCAAGTTAAAAAGAATGGCATCGTGGATCGTTTATTTGAACAGCAGCTAccagatatgaaaaaaaaattgtggaaattTGTAGATGAACAACTCGACTATTTGTTTGCAAAACTTAAGAAAATCTTTGTAAAATTTTGTGACTCCATAAATGTTGGCAGTGACAGTGACGAAGGGAAGCTTGAAAAGAAAAGTAAGGACAAAGCACGATCTTCACACTGTCAGAAGGGGAATATAAACAACTTGGGCAAAGAAATGTTGAAAGAGAAATCCCTCAAATCAGAAAATTCTGGTTCTTCTAAGTCTTCAGTAGGTTGTAAAAAATCTGAGGAAAAACATCAAGAGCAAAAGAATTCCAGTATTAACACAGTAAAGCATGACGTTAAAAAGACTACTAACACTTGCTTTGATAATATGAAGAATTCTCAGTCTGCAGAGCACGCCTTGGAACCAAACTGCCTGAGCACCCTAAAGCCAGGAAGAATCGAAGGTAGCACCACAGAGGATGCCCAGACATCCCAGCTCACTCCTTCGAAGCCAGAACGCAGTTTCGAGATTCTTACTGAACAGCAGGCATCTAGCCTTACGTTTAATTTAGTGAGTGATGCACAGatgggagaaatatttaaaagtttgttGCAAGGTTCTGATCTTTTGGACAACAGTGTCAACTGCAATGAAAAAAGTGACTGGGAGTTAAAGACACCAGAGAAACAGCTGCTAGAGAGTCTCAAATGTGAATCTATACCAGCTTGTACAACTGAAGAGCTGGTTTCAGGGGTGGTTTCTCCTTGCCCTAAGATAATCAGTGATGACAACTGGTCCTTACTGTCATCTGAGAAAGGTCCGTCTCTGTCTTCGGGGCTTTCCTTGCCAGTCCATCCGGACGTGTTGGATGAAAGTTGTATGTTCGAAGTGTCCACTAACCTAGCTTTAAGTAAAGATAATGTATGTGGTTCAGAAAAGAGCAAGCCCTGCATTTCTTCCATACTTCTTGAAGATCTAGCCGTCTCTTTAACAGTACCATCGCCTCTGAAGTCAGACGGCCATCTCAGTTTTTTAAAGCCAGAAGCTTTGTCTAATTCAACGCCCGAAGAAGTTATTAGTGCCCATTTTAGTGAGGATGCCTTACTGGAGGAAGAGGACGCGTCTGAACAGGATATTCATTTAGCCCTGGAGTCTGATAATTCAAGCAGTAAATCAAGTTGTTCTTCGTCGTGGACAAGCCGGCCTGTTGCCCCAGGCTTTCAGTACCACCCTAACCTCCCCATGCATGCTGTCATAATGGAAAAGTCCAACGATCACTTCATTGTGAAAATTCGGCGTGCAGCACCATCCACCTCCCCTACTCTTGTACAGAGTACAGTGACTGATAACTCTCTGCcgagaatggaaaagaaagctggTGAAGCCATGGAGGAAGAATATATTTCATGTCAGAACAGAGTTTTTAAGTCTGTGGAGGAACTGAAAAATTCCAGTAAGAATGTTGATGGTAGACTAGTTCATGAGGAACAAGACTGTGTAATACAAACAAAAGTTCCTGACATATATGAATTTCTTAAAGATGCTTCAGGTAAAGTGAGTCAAAGTACCGAAGAGGCTGAAGAATGTTTCAAGTTGCATCAAGTATGGGAACCAAAAGTGCCTGAAAGCATTGAAGAATTGCCTCCAGTGGAAGAAATTCCACATTCTGTTGAGGATCATCTTCCAAACACATGTATAGACCTCACAAAAGATCCAGTCACCGAGACCAAAAAGTTGGGGGAACTTGTAGAAGTaacagttttaaatattaatcaGTTGGGATGTTCTGGAAGTAGTGTGGATCAAAATGCTCCAGTATTAGACAATATGCAGCCTGAAACCGTTGATACTTTTATTGATTTGACACAAGATGTTTCAAGTGACAGTAAAAATGAAGGTAACCATCCTGCTGTAGTTGTTGAAGACTTGGGGTGTCCGGTGATCTGTGTCGATGAAGATAactcaaaggaagaaaatgtgcAGGTGGCAAACAGGCCTTTGGAATGCGTCGTTGAGGAGGCCTGTATTGATCTAACCTCGGAAGCTTCCAGTTCAGGTGAAGTGAAAAAGGATGATTTAAACTCAGAGTCAGCATTAAATTCCAACAGTTCAGAGTTGCCTGGGACATTGGATAATCCtcacaaaaagagaagaaatctttCTGATCTAAATCCTTCTTCtcaaaaaaaacagagaaaggaaacagatttAACCAGTAgggaaaagaccaaaaaaattaCTCAAGACTCTGGTGAGGACAGTAATGCTCATCGAAGGAAAGCCAGTAAGAAAAAGGCCCCTTCAGTAACTAAAGACTCCGCATCATTAAAGGAAAGCCCAGGGACTAAGGATGCATCAGCAGCGCCTGCTACTTCTTTCACAAGCCTTTCTGCAAAGAATGTTATTAAAAAGAAGGGAGAAATTATAGTTTCGTGGACAAG AAATGATGACCGGGAAATTTTATTGGAATGTCAGAAAAAAGGGCCATCATTGAAAACATTTACTCATTTAGCTGCTAAGTTGAATAAAAATCCATATCAG gtCTCAGAAAGATTCCAGCAGCTAATGAAGCTCTTTGAAAAGTCCAAATGCAGGTAG